Part of the Triticum urartu cultivar G1812 chromosome 2, Tu2.1, whole genome shotgun sequence genome, CGATCCCGGCCTACAAGGGCTTCTCCACCGATCGGCCGGAGCTGCAGATTTGTTCGCCATCTTTTTGGGGTTTTCTCGATGAGTTCTTGGTTGGTATAAGTGGAGTGGTTTGTGATTCTCTTTTTCCTGCTTGGACGAGGGATTAGGTTCTTCCATTTCTTGTTGGATTCGTGTTGATCTCTGCGGGTGCCAGAGATGAGCGTGCCGCACCTGTTCCGGTGTCCGATCAGCTTGGACATCTTCACGGACCCGGTGACGCTGTGCACGGGGCAGACGTACGACCGCCAGTGCATCGAGCGGTGGCTCGCCGACGGCCACCGCACCTGCCCCGTCACAATGCAGGCCCTCGGCGACGGCGACACCACCGTGCTAGTGCCCAACCGCACCCTGCGCCACCTCATCGAGCGCTGGCTCTCCGCCGCCACCGACCACAGCCTCCCGGAGTCGGCGGACGACGATCCGTCGCTCGCGGCGCTCAAGCGGTGCCTCCAGTCCGacgccacctccgccgccgccaagATCGGCGCGCTCAAGAAGGTCTTGGCGCTGGCGTCCGAGTCCGACGTCGGCCGCGCGTGCATGCTGCAGCTGGGGTTCCTGAGCGTGCTACTGCCGCTCGTCTTCCACGCCGCGCCGGCCGCGCCAGCGGAGCGCCACGCGGAGGCGGAGGAGCTCGCGCTGCAGTGCGCGCTCAGCCTCATGCCGTCGAACGCCGCTGCGCCGCAGCTCGACTGCCTCAACATGCTCAAGAAGGAGGAACACCTGGCGTCCTTCGTCCGGCTGCTGGGGCGAGGCAGCGGCCGGGCCAAGGCAGGCCTGTGCCGCCTCCTGGAGACCGTCGCCACGGCCGCGGCGACCCGGGACCTGGCGCTCGTCGTGGCCGCCTCGCCGCGCGTGTGGCAGGCGCTCCTGCCGCTCCTGCAGCAGCACGCCGGCCCGGCCCCCGACGCGCGCGCCTCGGAGGCCGCGGTGCGCGCGATCGCCGCGGTCTGCGCGGCCGAGCCGGCGCGTGGCAGCGCCATCCACCACGGCGCGGTCGGCGCGCTCTTCAGGCACCTGTCGTGGTGGGCGTACGTCAAGGGCGGCGGGGCCGTGTCCAGCGCGCTGGCGGCGGTGGAGGCGCTGGCGGAGACGGAGGCCGGGCGCAGGGCGGTGGCGCACGCGCCCGGCGCAACGCGCATTCTCGTGAGGCACGTGTTCATGATGTCGTCGAGCAACGACGGGAGCGAGCacgcggcggcggcgctgctgGCCGTGTGCAGGGAGTCGCGGGCGGCGCGGAGCGAGGCGGTGGGCGCCGGGGTGGTGAcgcagctgctgctgctgctccagaGCCAGTGCGGCGCCAGGGCTAAGGCCAAGGCGAGGGCGCTGCTGAAGCTGCTCAAATCCAGGTGAACCAGAGCTGAGTACTTACTCATTAGAGTTAGCGAGGATCTAGATGTTCTTGTAAGCTGTAAGTTTCTGCGTCAAGAATGTCTGCCAATGTATTCAATTGCGTGCAACTTATGTAGTGGCAATTCTGTGAAGCTTCAGGCGTCAATTGAGAGATTAAATTGTCCGGATGTATTGTGGCGATTCTTTTGATTCCAACTGTTTTGCTACGGGAAACTGCGACGTAGGAGTTGCATTAATTAACCTGGGAAAATTGTCAAACTAAGCAGTCTAGAATTTCTCTATTATAAATGTGAAAGTACAAAGTAGAAGACATCGTAGCGGGGATTAGCTCAGTTTCCGGTTCTTTAATTTTAAAAAAGTCATATCTTTTAAACCACGTGTCGAAATTCAGATCCGTTTCTTCTAATGTAGTCTAATTGTACACACATTGATGTTTACTTGGCGGGAAGACTAGTTGCACACATATGATCAGTTGGCTTGTAATTTAGtttagttgcacacacattgatatttAGTTGACAGAACACTAGTTGCACACATATATGCTTAGTTGGCACGgcaatgtagtctagttgcacacacattgatgtttagttgcaGGACTATTTGGCATACACGTATGCTCAGTTGGCGCGGCAATCTAGTCTAGTTGCACATACATTGATATTTAGTTGGCAGGACACTAGTTGCATACGCATATGCTCAATTGGCGCGGCAAtctagtctagttgcacacacattgatgtttagttggaaGGACACTAGTTGCATACACATATGCTCAATTGCGTGGCAATGTAGTCTAGTTACACACACATTGATATTTAGTTGGCAGGACTATTGGCACACACATATGCTCAGTTGGTGCGgcaatgtagtctagttgcacacatattgatgtttagttggcagaaAGACTAGTTCGTCGAAACATCCCCATGTAGAATCTACTTTTGAAGAGCACGTTGCGAGGGTTTCAAAAGTGAAAACGGATCTAAATTTCGACATGCAGTTTAGAAGATATGTCTTTTACAATTTTGAAAACCAAAAATTAATGCATAAACGAATGTGAGGAATATTAATACAACAGCATGCAGTCATTCATCATACATGAGAAGAAATCATAAATAAGGTGATTAattaacaacatgctacaggttTCCTAATCGGGACAAAAAGGACAGAAGGTTTCAAAAAAAGTTGGCCGCCCAGGAGCGCTAGCGGGCACCCAGCCGCCCGCTAAACGCGTCTTTTTTCTTTCTGAATTTAGTCTTCAAAATCATTCAATATTGTTTCCAGATTTTGCTGTTGATTTCTTAGCTGCGAAAAGGTAAAAACCAAGCACTTTTTGAAAAtctaaaaatatactgtatctcCCGAGTTTTTTTTATCACATGAGCTACAAACTAAAGTTTTAACTCATGTTTTATTTTGATCATGCGATTCCAAGAGCCAGAACTAGTCTCGTGCACAAACATGCTACTTTGTGAAGGATTATCACTATTTATCCAAATCGAAGTGCACATAAGCAAGCACTCACACACTATCCAAATCGAAGTGCGCATAAGCAAGCACTCACACCCTGC contains:
- the LOC125541733 gene encoding U-box domain-containing protein 26-like, which translates into the protein MSVPHLFRCPISLDIFTDPVTLCTGQTYDRQCIERWLADGHRTCPVTMQALGDGDTTVLVPNRTLRHLIERWLSAATDHSLPESADDDPSLAALKRCLQSDATSAAAKIGALKKVLALASESDVGRACMLQLGFLSVLLPLVFHAAPAAPAERHAEAEELALQCALSLMPSNAAAPQLDCLNMLKKEEHLASFVRLLGRGSGRAKAGLCRLLETVATAAATRDLALVVAASPRVWQALLPLLQQHAGPAPDARASEAAVRAIAAVCAAEPARGSAIHHGAVGALFRHLSWWAYVKGGGAVSSALAAVEALAETEAGRRAVAHAPGATRILVRHVFMMSSSNDGSEHAAAALLAVCRESRAARSEAVGAGVVTQLLLLLQSQCGARAKAKARALLKLLKSR